The proteins below come from a single Tenuifilum thalassicum genomic window:
- a CDS encoding M61 family metallopeptidase, which translates to MISINDTVDIIEFDNYKDLINSPVIYSSTYSLDTISISNSKFNIYTHSNQGNTFKIKEIVSPVIKTVFKELNFLNIEEYTFTFIFNSEVNPDILDFAALEHPNSSVYLMFSTPDFSNKEDSVNFCLDIKHIVAHEILHLFTPITFSDSKVANHTLSMSGHLWLYEGFVEYQSLKILLKNKIISLEEFLDVLEQKLRNIEACNILAIKLLV; encoded by the coding sequence GTGATTTCTATTAATGATACTGTTGATATAATAGAATTTGACAATTATAAAGATTTAATTAACTCCCCTGTTATTTATTCTTCAACATATAGTTTAGATACAATTAGTATTAGCAATTCAAAGTTCAATATTTATACACATTCTAACCAAGGCAATACTTTTAAAATAAAAGAAATAGTTTCACCAGTAATTAAAACAGTTTTTAAAGAGCTCAACTTTCTTAACATTGAAGAATATACATTTACTTTTATTTTTAACTCAGAGGTTAATCCTGATATTTTAGATTTTGCTGCATTAGAACATCCAAATTCATCAGTATATTTAATGTTCTCAACACCTGATTTCTCTAACAAAGAGGATAGTGTGAATTTTTGTTTAGATATAAAACATATAGTTGCACATGAAATACTTCATTTATTTACTCCAATTACATTTAGCGATAGCAAAGTTGCAAATCATACACTTTCAATGTCTGGACACTTATGGCTGTATGAAGGATTCGTAGAATATCAATCTTTAAAAATATTATTAAAGAATAAAATAATTTCATTGGAAGAATTTTTAGATGTATTAGAACAAAAATTGAGAAATATAGAGGCTTGCAACATTCTGGCTATAAAGTTACTTGTCTGA
- a CDS encoding radical SAM protein: MVKKQGYFSDIDTKTKFSGRIDEDFVKYQLANLKQLTFEVTDKCNLNCTYCAYGHLYGDYDQRKSSFLSFYDAKKIIDFLVPYFNSELNKSSSSTFYISFYGGEPLLGFNFIKQVVSYVSKLRINRTIKFSMTTNALLLEKYIDYLVEQDFNPN; this comes from the coding sequence TTGGTTAAAAAACAGGGTTACTTTAGTGATATTGATACTAAAACAAAGTTTTCGGGAAGAATAGATGAAGATTTTGTTAAATATCAACTTGCCAATCTAAAGCAATTAACCTTTGAGGTTACAGACAAATGCAACTTAAATTGCACCTATTGTGCATATGGTCATTTATATGGAGATTATGACCAAAGAAAAAGTTCTTTTTTAAGTTTTTATGATGCTAAAAAAATAATCGATTTTTTAGTACCTTATTTTAATTCTGAATTAAATAAATCTTCTAGCAGTACATTCTATATCAGTTTTTATGGAGGTGAACCATTATTGGGGTTTAACTTCATAAAGCAAGTTGTAAGTTATGTTTCCAAACTTAGAATTAATAGAACAATTAAGTTCTCAATGACAACTAATGCTTTACTTCTTGAAAAATATATTGATTATTTGGTTGAGCAAGATTTTAACCCAAATTAA
- a CDS encoding IS1380 family transposase has translation MKFDISFTNKEITPWSGLGFLRNMMDKMGVRDQLSSCHYLPFPSSNNGYSPIDIIEAFMVSIWCGANRFLHTEITRHDKVLSKIFGWKRTPANDTYKRFFRKFDMERSSNLSHTLFSMVFKSVDFKRLTLDCDSSILTRYGDLQEGAQRGYNPKKPGRKSHHPLIAFVNDLKLVCNFWLRSGNTSASNNFKAFLEDTLEKLKGKTVGLIRLDSGFYSKEVLEYLEQKVMNYIIAVRFYLPIQKMVALDQNWLEIDEGIEICDTEYQSPEWDVPRRLVIVRQRIKERPKAAGKMLSLFEGTSFYYRYRYSAYVTNMDLAPAEIWRLYRQRADSENRIKELKEDFGFDSFNLKDFYATEAALTVAMFAYNIMSLFRMFILKSEVQHTLSTLRYKNFAIGAFFQKHKGKYILKIALAKQRRKWFTGLWNTSNSVQLPFKISTA, from the coding sequence ATGAAATTCGATATAAGCTTTACCAACAAAGAGATTACGCCATGGTCAGGTTTAGGCTTTTTGCGTAATATGATGGACAAAATGGGTGTAAGAGACCAACTTTCTTCTTGTCATTATTTACCCTTTCCAAGTTCCAATAATGGTTACTCACCAATTGATATAATCGAAGCTTTTATGGTAAGTATTTGGTGTGGAGCCAACCGTTTTTTACATACCGAGATTACACGCCATGATAAGGTTTTAAGCAAGATTTTCGGATGGAAAAGAACGCCAGCAAATGATACCTACAAACGCTTTTTCAGGAAGTTTGACATGGAACGAAGCTCCAACTTGTCTCATACGCTATTTAGCATGGTATTTAAGAGCGTTGATTTTAAACGATTAACCCTTGATTGTGATTCAAGTATTTTAACTCGCTATGGAGATTTACAAGAAGGAGCACAAAGGGGATATAATCCAAAGAAACCCGGTAGAAAATCGCATCACCCATTAATTGCTTTTGTAAACGATTTAAAACTGGTTTGCAATTTTTGGTTAAGGAGTGGCAATACTTCTGCTTCTAATAACTTTAAAGCTTTTTTAGAAGACACCCTTGAAAAGCTAAAAGGGAAAACTGTAGGTTTAATTCGTTTAGATAGTGGATTTTACAGCAAGGAAGTCTTAGAGTATTTAGAGCAGAAGGTTATGAACTACATAATTGCAGTTCGCTTTTACCTTCCAATTCAGAAGATGGTGGCACTCGACCAAAATTGGCTTGAAATTGACGAAGGAATAGAAATATGCGATACAGAGTACCAAAGCCCGGAATGGGATGTGCCAAGGCGATTGGTAATAGTTAGACAAAGAATCAAGGAGCGCCCCAAAGCAGCGGGGAAGATGTTGTCTTTATTTGAGGGGACATCTTTTTATTACCGCTATAGGTACAGCGCCTATGTTACCAATATGGATCTCGCACCTGCCGAAATATGGAGGCTATACAGGCAAAGAGCTGATTCTGAAAATAGAATAAAAGAATTAAAAGAGGATTTTGGATTTGACAGCTTTAACCTGAAAGATTTTTATGCGACAGAAGCTGCGTTAACAGTTGCAATGTTCGCATATAATATAATGTCATTATTTAGGATGTTTATTCTAAAATCGGAGGTTCAACATACTTTGTCAACCTTGCGCTATAAAAATTTTGCTATAGGCGCATTCTTCCAGAAGCACAAAGGGAAATACATCTTGAAAATAGCGCTGGCTAAACAAAGAAGGAAATGGTTCACAGGATTATGGAATACTTCAAATTCAGTACAGCTACCTTTCAAAATTTCTACTGCTTAA
- a CDS encoding TetR/AcrR family transcriptional regulator: MIAKKYEKDTESKILEAARRVFILKGLDGARMQEIADEAGINKALLHYYFRSKDKLFMKIFIVEFGNFFPRLIPVMLSKDMDIDRKIRHFVDGYIELFLKNPFLPAFVIREINRNPNLFKEFVKKSGVDIKMLNSILTTLSDELGLAKREIMHLLVTLVSSCIFPFAGKPIIEGVLFDGNEKEYRKFLEERKIYVAEFAINYIKQISKNK; this comes from the coding sequence ATGATAGCTAAGAAATACGAGAAAGATACTGAGAGTAAGATACTTGAAGCTGCTAGGCGAGTCTTTATCCTGAAAGGTCTCGACGGGGCTCGTATGCAGGAAATAGCCGATGAGGCTGGTATTAACAAGGCTCTTCTGCATTACTACTTTCGCTCAAAGGATAAGCTCTTTATGAAAATCTTTATTGTGGAGTTTGGTAACTTTTTTCCCCGCCTTATTCCGGTTATGCTATCAAAGGATATGGATATTGATAGAAAGATTCGTCATTTTGTCGATGGTTACATTGAACTGTTTCTAAAAAATCCATTCTTACCTGCATTTGTAATTAGGGAAATTAACCGTAACCCTAATCTGTTCAAGGAGTTTGTAAAAAAGTCTGGAGTTGACATTAAAATGTTGAATAGTATTCTTACCACTCTTTCCGACGAGTTAGGTTTAGCCAAAAGGGAGATTATGCATCTTCTTGTAACCCTTGTGAGCTCATGTATATTCCCGTTTGCTGGTAAGCCAATAATAGAGGGCGTACTGTTTGATGGCAACGAGAAGGAGTACAGGAAATTTTTGGAGGAGAGGAAAATATATGTTGCCGAGTTTGCAATCAACTATATTAAGCAAATTTCAAAAAACAAATAG
- a CDS encoding TolC family protein translates to MRRSKIFLIALLALLPNLLIGQDTIRLSDLYAQMEHWSKIYRISSANDSVFSYKKANIKSNYLPSLDFNAEATWQSDVTSIDIPVPNISVPSPDKDNYKVTVDVTQLIWDGGATRSKINLEEKAHLIDQIKVESEIYGLKEKVSKLYFGLISIDIALEQLKVMAGVLDNRIDELTASVKAGVVLESSLNMLKAERLRLEQSIDANRAQRSQIVSTIYSLTGAKIDTNDVVVVPNLPIPNQDGCLRPDYKLFDLQSTYLSAANQALNAKRLPKLAAFARAGYGKPALNMLSNEFNTFAIVGARLSWNIWDWNSTSRERQTLKIQQNIVNYRKATYNDNCSAQIDASLEQINSLDKQIQKDEQIVQLLEKAVRESASQLKNGAITSSSYISDFNSLLRAKIEMNLRNVKRSQEVVNLYFILGLSVNE, encoded by the coding sequence ATGAGACGTAGTAAAATATTTTTAATTGCACTACTAGCCCTGTTGCCCAATCTCTTAATAGGGCAGGATACAATTCGGCTATCTGACTTATATGCTCAGATGGAGCATTGGAGTAAGATATACAGGATAAGTTCCGCCAACGATTCGGTTTTTAGCTATAAAAAGGCAAATATTAAATCGAACTATCTTCCAAGCCTCGATTTTAATGCCGAGGCAACTTGGCAGTCCGATGTAACTTCTATTGATATCCCTGTACCTAATATCTCTGTTCCATCGCCCGACAAGGATAACTACAAGGTTACGGTTGATGTTACCCAGCTTATTTGGGATGGGGGAGCCACAAGGTCAAAAATCAATTTAGAAGAAAAAGCTCATCTTATTGACCAAATTAAGGTAGAGTCGGAGATTTATGGTTTAAAGGAAAAGGTATCCAAGTTGTACTTTGGATTAATATCAATTGATATTGCATTGGAGCAGCTTAAGGTTATGGCAGGTGTGCTCGATAATAGAATTGATGAACTTACCGCAAGTGTAAAAGCAGGTGTGGTTCTTGAATCATCGCTTAACATGTTAAAAGCTGAGCGTTTACGTTTGGAACAGAGTATTGATGCTAACCGTGCACAGCGTTCACAAATTGTTTCAACCATTTATTCGCTTACAGGGGCTAAAATTGATACCAACGATGTTGTAGTTGTTCCTAATCTTCCCATACCTAACCAAGACGGATGTCTCAGGCCCGATTATAAACTTTTCGATTTGCAGAGCACCTATCTTTCTGCCGCAAACCAGGCTCTAAATGCTAAAAGGCTACCTAAACTTGCTGCTTTTGCACGGGCTGGATATGGAAAGCCTGCATTGAATATGCTTTCCAATGAGTTTAACACCTTTGCTATTGTTGGCGCTCGCCTTTCGTGGAATATTTGGGACTGGAATAGCACCTCGCGTGAAAGGCAAACGCTTAAAATTCAGCAAAATATTGTGAATTACAGGAAAGCAACCTATAACGATAATTGCTCGGCTCAAATAGATGCTTCGCTAGAGCAGATAAATTCACTTGATAAACAAATTCAAAAAGATGAGCAAATTGTCCAGTTATTGGAAAAAGCGGTTCGTGAATCGGCCTCGCAGCTTAAGAATGGTGCAATTACTTCATCATCCTACATCTCTGATTTCAATAGCCTCTTACGTGCCAAGATAGAGATGAATCTTCGTAATGTTAAGCGTTCTCAAGAGGTTGTAAATCTTTACTTTATTTTAGGTTTGAGTGTAAACGAATAA
- a CDS encoding HlyD family secretion protein, translated as MKRLNLFSIFFLSAIIISCGNNGNEADAYGNIESYDVTVSAEVGGKIIELKIDEGDKVAENQLIALVDTVQNSLKLQQLNAAKGAVLAKLQSIDAQIAVQNEQISVIERELNRVRRLYADSAATQRQLDEVEGKFRIAQKQLKAVEVQRSAVMSEVKSIDAQIAQVNDILLRSKVLSPIQGTVLTKFVNRGELIPTGRPICKIANLDTVYARVYIDETQLPEFKIGGKVKVFTDAANGELNMTEGEITWIASEAEFTPKIIQTRNERVNLVYAVKVKIPNPNGTLKVGMPVEVKL; from the coding sequence ATGAAGCGATTAAATCTTTTTTCGATATTCTTTCTAAGCGCCATAATTATTTCGTGTGGAAATAATGGCAATGAGGCCGATGCTTATGGAAATATTGAATCCTATGATGTTACGGTTTCGGCTGAGGTTGGTGGTAAAATAATAGAACTAAAAATTGATGAGGGCGATAAAGTTGCGGAAAATCAGCTAATTGCACTTGTTGATACGGTTCAAAATTCTCTCAAATTGCAGCAATTAAATGCGGCTAAAGGTGCAGTTTTAGCAAAACTACAAAGTATCGATGCCCAAATTGCAGTTCAGAACGAGCAGATTAGTGTTATTGAAAGGGAGCTTAACCGGGTTAGAAGGCTTTATGCCGATAGTGCTGCCACCCAACGTCAACTCGACGAGGTAGAAGGTAAGTTTAGAATAGCCCAAAAGCAGCTTAAGGCAGTTGAAGTACAACGTTCGGCAGTTATGTCAGAAGTTAAATCCATCGATGCTCAAATTGCTCAGGTAAATGATATTTTATTGCGAAGTAAAGTCCTATCGCCAATCCAGGGAACCGTACTGACCAAATTTGTTAATCGTGGCGAGCTTATACCAACAGGTCGGCCTATCTGCAAAATCGCAAATTTAGATACCGTTTATGCAAGAGTTTATATCGACGAAACTCAGCTGCCAGAGTTCAAAATTGGTGGCAAGGTAAAGGTTTTTACCGATGCGGCAAACGGTGAGCTAAATATGACTGAAGGTGAAATCACCTGGATAGCTTCCGAAGCCGAATTCACCCCAAAAATTATTCAAACCCGAAATGAGCGTGTAAATCTTGTTTATGCTGTAAAGGTAAAAATACCTAATCCTAATGGTACCCTTAAAGTTGGAATGCCAGTGGAGGTAAAACTTTAA
- a CDS encoding ABC transporter ATP-binding protein: MPSIRIDKISKSYAEVQALSEVSLSVEKGELFGLIGPDGAGKTTLIRIITTLLLPNSGTASILGFDSVTDYKKIRGIVGYMPAVFSLYADLSVQENLNFFAGVFGTSVEENYDLVKGVYHMLEPFKDRPAGRLSGGMKQKLALSCALIHRPKVLILDEPTTGVDAVSRKELWDLLHEIKGHGITIFVSTAYMDEANQCDRVALIQKGKILGVNTPNGFAQSFPFKLFEVKSDDIWRKLSDIRSLPTCETAYMFGDSLHFASNSANETHESVRNLLKGIGADNIETVREIQAGIEDYFIQQLSENEIKV, translated from the coding sequence ATGCCCTCAATTAGAATTGATAAGATATCGAAATCGTATGCCGAAGTGCAAGCGTTATCGGAGGTAAGTTTGAGTGTAGAAAAAGGTGAACTCTTTGGGCTAATTGGTCCCGATGGGGCTGGGAAAACAACCCTTATCCGAATAATTACTACACTTTTACTCCCCAATAGCGGAACTGCATCCATTCTGGGCTTTGATTCTGTAACCGATTACAAGAAAATAAGAGGCATTGTTGGTTACATGCCTGCAGTTTTCTCGCTATATGCCGATTTGTCTGTACAAGAGAACTTAAACTTTTTTGCAGGTGTCTTTGGTACCTCAGTTGAGGAGAACTACGACCTTGTAAAAGGAGTTTATCACATGCTGGAACCGTTTAAAGATAGACCTGCTGGTAGACTTTCTGGAGGAATGAAACAGAAACTTGCCCTATCGTGTGCTCTCATTCATCGCCCTAAAGTGCTTATCCTTGACGAACCAACCACAGGTGTCGATGCGGTTTCGCGTAAAGAGCTATGGGACCTATTGCACGAGATTAAAGGGCATGGAATAACAATTTTTGTTTCCACTGCATATATGGATGAAGCAAACCAGTGCGATAGAGTGGCGTTAATTCAAAAGGGAAAAATTTTGGGCGTGAACACACCCAATGGTTTTGCCCAATCATTCCCATTTAAACTGTTTGAGGTAAAATCGGATGATATTTGGCGTAAGCTATCGGATATTAGGAGTTTACCAACTTGCGAAACCGCCTATATGTTTGGCGATTCGCTTCACTTCGCGAGTAATTCAGCTAATGAGACGCATGAGTCAGTAAGAAACTTGTTGAAAGGAATAGGGGCCGATAACATTGAAACGGTAAGAGAGATACAGGCAGGAATCGAAGACTATTTTATTCAACAGCTATCGGAAAACGAAATTAAGGTATGA
- a CDS encoding ABC transporter ATP-binding protein, which translates to MSKVIEVECLVKQFGSFVAVNNLTFSVSKGEIFGLLGANGAGKTTTIRMLCGLLAPSSGKILVSGYDAFTQPEQIRASIGYMSQKFSLYSDLTVWENIRFFGGIYGLWGAELKKRAEELVDEFSMHEFQNVKVESLPMGWRQRISLAVSLVHRPPVIFLDEPTSGVDPIARRMFWETIHQISSGGTTVLVTTHYMDEAEYCHTALIMVDGKIVAMDKPKVLKEQMKAQSMNEVFITLARNGNS; encoded by the coding sequence ATGAGCAAGGTAATAGAAGTAGAATGCCTGGTTAAGCAGTTTGGTAGTTTTGTTGCTGTCAATAACCTAACTTTTAGCGTTAGTAAAGGTGAAATATTTGGGCTTTTAGGTGCTAATGGGGCAGGTAAAACTACCACAATCAGAATGCTTTGTGGGCTGCTGGCACCATCCTCGGGGAAAATATTGGTTTCAGGTTACGATGCCTTTACGCAACCCGAACAAATACGAGCCAGCATTGGATATATGAGCCAAAAATTTTCGCTTTACAGCGATTTAACAGTATGGGAAAACATACGTTTTTTCGGAGGAATTTATGGTTTATGGGGCGCAGAGCTAAAAAAGCGTGCTGAGGAGCTGGTGGATGAGTTTAGCATGCACGAATTTCAAAACGTAAAGGTTGAATCGCTTCCCATGGGATGGAGGCAACGTATCTCGCTTGCAGTTTCGCTTGTACACAGGCCACCGGTTATCTTTCTTGATGAGCCAACAAGTGGTGTCGACCCTATTGCTAGGCGCATGTTTTGGGAAACCATTCATCAAATATCCTCGGGCGGAACAACCGTGCTGGTTACTACACACTACATGGATGAGGCCGAATATTGCCACACGGCATTAATTATGGTTGATGGGAAAATAGTAGCAATGGATAAACCCAAAGTACTTAAAGAGCAAATGAAGGCACAATCGATGAATGAGGTTTTCATTACGCTTGCAAGAAATGGTAATAGCTAA
- a CDS encoding ABC transporter permease has protein sequence MTNSSFKNFISKEFKHIFRDIRTLLIVLVMPVIQLLIFGFVISSEIKNADYAVLDYSRDYFSKQMVNRISSSGYFNFKGYIDNQNDIEEVFKNGDVKLVLVIADNFSRTLQNSHYADYQIVTDASDPNTASILAGYAQSIINTYVADYFGSQTDMKRIDVQNRMFYNEEMNSAFMFVPGTMVLILMLVTAMMTSISITREKELGTMEILLVSPLKPWQIIVGKVIPYITIAFTNVLVIILMGYTVFGLPLRGNLILLLSVSSLFILLALSLGILISTLAKSQSVAMFMSLFALMLPTILLSGFIFPIENMPKLLQWLSLIMPPRWFLSALKTIMIKGQGLQYITKEVLVMLAMTAFFITLSIKKFKVRLE, from the coding sequence ATGACAAACAGCAGTTTTAAAAATTTTATTTCGAAGGAGTTTAAGCATATTTTCCGAGATATACGCACACTACTTATAGTTCTGGTGATGCCCGTTATTCAGCTACTAATATTCGGTTTTGTTATTTCGAGTGAGATAAAAAATGCCGATTATGCAGTACTGGATTATTCACGCGATTACTTTTCTAAACAGATGGTCAACCGTATTTCATCATCGGGATATTTTAATTTTAAAGGATATATCGACAATCAGAATGATATTGAAGAGGTTTTTAAAAATGGTGATGTAAAACTTGTTTTGGTTATTGCCGACAACTTTTCAAGAACTCTTCAGAATAGTCATTATGCCGATTATCAAATAGTTACCGATGCTTCCGACCCAAACACCGCAAGTATTCTTGCTGGTTATGCCCAATCCATTATCAATACATATGTGGCCGATTACTTTGGTAGCCAAACCGATATGAAGAGAATTGATGTTCAGAATCGGATGTTTTATAACGAAGAGATGAACTCTGCATTTATGTTTGTGCCAGGAACCATGGTGCTGATTCTGATGCTCGTTACTGCAATGATGACATCAATCTCAATTACAAGGGAGAAGGAACTTGGCACCATGGAAATTCTACTGGTTTCGCCTTTAAAACCTTGGCAAATAATAGTTGGAAAGGTTATTCCCTATATAACCATTGCGTTCACCAATGTTTTGGTAATCATTCTAATGGGCTATACTGTTTTTGGCTTACCCTTACGAGGAAACCTTATTCTACTACTTTCAGTGAGCTCCCTGTTTATTTTGTTGGCCTTATCGCTAGGTATTTTAATATCAACATTAGCAAAGAGCCAATCCGTTGCCATGTTCATGTCGTTGTTTGCGCTGATGCTTCCAACCATTCTACTATCTGGTTTCATTTTTCCAATTGAAAATATGCCAAAGCTCTTACAGTGGCTTAGCCTAATCATGCCTCCACGTTGGTTTTTATCGGCATTAAAAACGATAATGATTAAAGGGCAGGGCTTACAATACATTACCAAAGAGGTTTTAGTAATGCTGGCTATGACTGCTTTCTTTATTACGCTTAGTATTAAAAAATTTAAGGTTCGTTTAGAATAA
- a CDS encoding ABC transporter permease, producing the protein MRKIIILLQKEFIQIFRNKTILPIIFVLPIVQLLILANAATQEMKNIKLAIVDYDNSSESRSLVNLFDYSNFYTIVPTESATKKAIQLIDLGKADAALIIPNSFGEKLKKGVKVDVQLLLNGINITSASLTQKYTVGIVKKFSNQISLSFSNVPAVSQSVRHWYNPELNYKLYMVPGILVVLVTIVGMFLTAINIVREKELGTIEQVNVTPIKPYQFIIGKLLPFWIIALFELMIGLLIAKLVFNLSIVGSIPLLFGFAAIYLLVALGLGLILSTSASNQQQVMFMAFFFMIVFLMLSGLFTPVESMPKWAIIFNKINPLYYFMKVNRMLILKGSSFSHLWDSFLAISVMAVVVLSFAILRYNKKSA; encoded by the coding sequence ATGAGAAAGATAATCATACTATTGCAAAAGGAATTTATTCAGATTTTCAGGAACAAAACCATACTGCCAATCATATTTGTACTTCCTATTGTGCAGCTCTTAATACTTGCCAATGCTGCAACTCAGGAGATGAAAAACATCAAGCTGGCGATTGTGGATTACGACAACTCATCGGAATCGCGTTCGTTAGTAAACTTGTTTGATTATTCAAACTTTTACACCATAGTTCCAACTGAGAGTGCTACAAAAAAGGCAATACAGCTAATCGATTTGGGCAAAGCCGATGCTGCATTGATAATACCCAATAGCTTTGGGGAAAAGCTTAAAAAGGGCGTTAAGGTTGATGTTCAGCTATTGCTTAATGGTATAAATATCACTTCGGCCTCTTTAACCCAAAAATATACGGTTGGTATTGTTAAGAAATTCTCTAATCAAATAAGTTTAAGCTTCTCAAACGTTCCAGCGGTATCGCAAAGTGTTAGGCATTGGTATAATCCTGAGTTGAACTATAAGCTCTATATGGTGCCTGGCATCCTTGTGGTGTTGGTTACAATTGTTGGCATGTTTCTTACTGCAATTAACATTGTGCGAGAGAAGGAGCTTGGAACAATTGAGCAAGTTAATGTAACACCAATTAAACCATACCAATTTATCATTGGAAAGCTGCTGCCATTTTGGATTATTGCGCTTTTTGAATTGATGATTGGTTTGCTAATCGCTAAGCTGGTGTTCAATCTAAGCATAGTTGGAAGTATTCCGTTACTTTTTGGCTTTGCAGCCATCTACCTTTTAGTAGCTTTAGGCTTAGGCTTAATACTATCTACCTCGGCATCAAATCAGCAACAGGTAATGTTTATGGCCTTCTTTTTCATGATTGTATTTCTGATGCTTAGTGGATTGTTTACCCCGGTTGAAAGTATGCCTAAATGGGCAATTATTTTCAATAAAATAAATCCTCTTTACTATTTTATGAAGGTAAACCGTATGCTTATACTTAAAGGCTCAAGTTTCAGCCATTTGTGGGATAGCTTTTTGGCAATATCTGTTATGGCTGTTGTAGTTCTTAGCTTCGCAATACTCAGGTACAATAAAAAATCGGCATAA